The following are encoded in a window of Bos indicus isolate NIAB-ARS_2022 breed Sahiwal x Tharparkar chromosome 7, NIAB-ARS_B.indTharparkar_mat_pri_1.0, whole genome shotgun sequence genomic DNA:
- the LOC109560877 gene encoding olfactory receptor 10H1-like: MFFLLFLLVYLFTLLGNLLIMATVWSECSLHTPMYLFLCALSISEILYTFAIIPRMLADLLSTDLSISFVACASQMFSFTPGFTHSFLLTVMGYDRYLAICHPLRYNVLMNPRGCACLVVWSWTGGLVVGLVVTSSIFQLTFCGSNEIRYFGCHVLPLFKLACGDNVSTVAKGVGLVCIAALLGCCLLILHSYAFIVAAILRIPSAEGRHKAFSTCASHLTVVVVHYGFASVIYLKPKGPQSLEGDTLMGITYTVLTPFLSPIIFSLRNKELKEAMKKTFLSKL, translated from the coding sequence ATGTTCTTCCTGCTGTTCCTGCTTGTGTACCTGTTCACGCTGCTGGGGAACCTGCTCATCATGGCCACCGTTTGGAGCGAGTGcagcctccacacccccatgtacctCTTCCTGTGCGCCCTCTCCATCTCTGAGATCCTCTACACCTTCGCCATCATCCCGCGCATGCTGGCCGACCTGCTCTCCACCGACCTCTCCATCTCCTTTGTGGCCTGTGCCAGCCAGATGTTCTCCTTCACGCCCGGCTTCACCCACTCCTTCCTGCTCACCGTCATGGGCTACGACCGCTACTtggccatctgccaccccctgCGCTACAACGTGCTCATGAACCCCCGAGGCTGCGCCTGCCTGGTTGTCTGGTCCTGGACTGGAGGCTTAGTCGTTGGGCTAGTGGTGACATCTTCCATTTTCCAACTCACTTTCTGTGGGTCTAATGAGATTCGCTATTTTGGCTGTCATGTGCTGCCTCTCTTCAAGTTGGCCTGTGGGGACAACGTCTCTACTGTGGCCAAGGGCGTGGGCCTGGTGTGTATCGCCgccctgctgggctgctgtctcctCATCCTGCACTCTTACGCCTTCATCGTGGCCGCCATCTTGAGGATCCCTTCAGCCGAGGGCCGGCACAAAGCCTTCTCCACGTGTGCGTCCCACCTCACCGTGGTGGTCGTGCACTACGGCTTTGCCTCTGTCATCTACCTCAAGCCCAAGGGTCCCCAGTCTCTGGAAGGAGACACGCTGATGGGCATCACCTACACGGTCCTCACTCCCTTCCTGAGCCCCATCATCTTCAGTCTCAGGAACAAGGAGCTGAAGGAAGCCATGAAGAAGACCTTCCTCAGCAAACTCTAG